CAATTATAAGAATGAAATATACACTTCTTGATGAGATTGCCCGGTATGCAACCGGGCATCTTCCAGAAGAAGCTTGCGGACTGATCGCAGGAAGCGAAGATGAAAATGGTCGTTTAATTGAAAAAGTTTATTACCTGACAAATGTTGATCATGCAGAGGATCATTTTACACTGGATCCGAAAGAACAACTGTCAGCAATCAAAGATATGAGGGCGAATGGATTAAAACCACTTGGTAACTGGCATTCACATCCATCCAGTCCGTCCAGACCGTCGCAGGAGGATATCAAACTTGCATTTGATTCCAATGCCAGCTATATGATCATATCATTTATGGCAGAAAATCCAGTGTTGAATTCTTTCCATATAGAAAATGGTCAGGTGGAAAAAGAGGATTTGCGAATTTATTCAGATGAATATTATTTCTAAGTATAGTAAAAAGGAATAAAAAATGAAATTAAAAACGAAAGAATTGACAACCTGTGCACTGTTTGCAGCTTTGATCGCAATCGGTGCATTTATAAAAGTTGATATACCATTGCCAATGTACACCATGCACTTTACATTTCAATGGTTTTTTGTGTTGATGGCAGGTTTTCTGCTTGGTACAAAACTTGCAACGGTTAGTGTGATCGTGTATCTTAGCATTGGCCTTGTCGGAGTTCCGGTATTTGCTGCCGGAGGTGGACCTGCATACATTTTCAGACCAGGATTTGGATTCTTACTTGGTTTTGTACTGGCAGCATTTGTCATTGGTACTATTACAGAAAAAGTAGGAAAAAATC
The sequence above is drawn from the Dorea formicigenerans genome and encodes:
- a CDS encoding M67 family metallopeptidase, which codes for MAIIRMKYTLLDEIARYATGHLPEEACGLIAGSEDENGRLIEKVYYLTNVDHAEDHFTLDPKEQLSAIKDMRANGLKPLGNWHSHPSSPSRPSQEDIKLAFDSNASYMIISFMAENPVLNSFHIENGQVEKEDLRIYSDEYYF
- a CDS encoding biotin transporter BioY; protein product: MKLKTKELTTCALFAALIAIGAFIKVDIPLPMYTMHFTFQWFFVLMAGFLLGTKLATVSVIVYLSIGLVGVPVFAAGGGPAYIFRPGFGFLLGFVLAAFVIGTITEKVGKNHKGMFLMASVAGLVTYYTNGAIYFYCINNFYAATPVSWSVVVVEYCLITIAPDFILCVLATAFSLKLRPVFLGMMHEYSMDRKVV